Within Actinosynnema pretiosum, the genomic segment CCGCACTGGCTGGGCACCGCCGACGGGGGAGCGGTGGAGCTGCTGATCCTGTTCGGGCTGCACGGCGTGCGCTCGCACGTGCGCCCCGAGTCGAACCGGGCCGGGAACGACGAGGGGCCCTGACCCACGACGGGATCAGGGCCCCGGCGACCGCCGGTCAGCCCCGTCCGGCGCGCACGGCGGCCACGACGCCACCGTCCACCAGCAGGTCCGCGCCGGTGACGAACGAGGAACCGGGCCCGAGCAGGAACGCGGCGGCCTCGGCGACGTCGCTCGCCGTGCCGACCCGCCCGGTGCCCGACGCGGCCACCATCGCCCGCATCCGCTCGCCGCTCGCGCTCGCCAGCTCCCGCCGCCCCATGGGGGTGGCGATGACGCCGGGGCTGATCGAGTTGACCCGCGCGCCGCGCTCGCCCCACGCGCGTGAGGCGGCCTGGACCTGGAAGTGGTTGGCGCGCTTGGCGATCCCGTACGCGCCACCGGGGTTCAGCGTCGCCGGGGCCAGCTCGGGCGAGGCGATCAGCTCGGCGGCGGTCCTGCTCGCCAGCAACCGCTCCAGCTCCGGGGTGATCGGCGCCAGGTGCCCGCCCATGCTGGCGATCACCACACCCGCCCCGCCCGGCGCGACGACCCGGCCGAACTCCGCCAGCACCAGCTCGACGCCGAGCAGGTCGACGGCGAGGATCGCCTCCACCGGGGCCTGCGCGGGGGAGAGCCCGGCGGTGTGCGCGACCTGGGCGACCCGCCCGAGGCCGGCGGCGGCGTCGGCCAGCGCGCGCACGGCCCCCGCGTCCGACACGTCGACCGGCCGGGCGGTCACCACGTGCCCCTCGTCGCGCAGCGCGTCGGCGGCGGACGTCAGCGCGGCCTCGTCGAAGTCCGCGAGCAGCACGTGCCTGCCCGCGCCCTGTCGGTGGGCGATGGCCCGCCCCATGCCGCCCGTCCCGATGACCACGACCACCTCGGTGTCGCGCACGACGCCTCCCGTTCCCCGCTCCGCGAGACGATCCGTCCCGTCCGGGGGCGAAGGTAACCCTCCGCGAGCGGCCCAATCACAGCCCCGTCGCCGCAGCGCGGCAGCGCGGCAGCGCACCGCGCCATCCTGGAGGCGGTGCTGGACCTGCTGCCGAGTCCGGCTGGCTACGAGCGGCCGTCCGTGGACGGCATCGCGGCGCGCGGGCGTCGACAAGCAGAAGATCAACCGACAACCACCACTGACCCGAACCAGCCCGCCCCACGCCGCCCCGTCCCCGTTGCCCCGGTGCGCCGCCCCGGTGCGCCGCCCTGCCCAGTCCCGCCCCCGACTGGGGCCGCCCCGCCCCGCCCCCGCCCACCCCAACCCAGCCCGCCCCACCCCAACCCTGGCTTGTTCCGGCCCGCCCAACCCCAACCCGGCTTGTTCGGGCCCACCCCGCCCCAACTCGACCCGGCTTGTTCCGGCCCGCCTCGACTCAACCCGGCCCAACCGGGCCCAGCCCAACCCGGCCCCGCCTCGTCCCGGCCAGGACCACCCCGACTTGCCCCCCGACTCATCTCGACCAGGCTCGCCTCGGCCCGGCCCTACGCGGACCGCCTCGCCCTGACCTGGCCCGCCCCGCCCCACCTCGCCCCGCCCCGCCCCGGCCCGGCCCACTTGGCCTCGCCTCGCCTCGCCTCGCCTCGCCCCGGCCCGGCCCGGCCCACTTCGCCTCGCCTCACCCCGCCCCGGCCCAGCCCTGCCCGGCCCACCTTGCCCCGGCCCGGCCCTACGCGGGCCACTCTGTCCCGTCCCAGCCCGTCCCAGCCCGCCCAGGCCCCTCCCGTCCCATCCCGCTATTGACCTGGCCTTCCCATCACCGAATCGGGCTGTCCCGCCACGCCTGTGGCCGTCCCGCCGCTGACCTGGACCGCCCTGTCGCCGAACCGTCCCGCCGCTGCCCCGGCCCTGCCCACCGCTGCCCAAACCATCCCGCTGAGCTTCGGGCCAGCCCACCGGCTGAGCCGGGCCGCCGCACCCCGCGTCAGCCCGCCGCGTCTCACACCGCCCCGTCGCGTCTCCACCCCGCTCGCCGCGCCCTCACCACCGCGCCACACCGACCCCTCCCGTCACCCACCGCGATCACCCACGTGACCGTTCACTCGATCGTGTGGCCAACGGTGTGGGCCACCCGCCGCCCGGTTCCCGTACCGTGATCGTTTTGCCGGACTCCCGACCGGCGCGGTGATCGGAGGACGACGCGTGAGCGAGGTCTACCGGGACGAGGTCCCGGCGCACCTGAGGACCACGGCGCAACTGCGCTCGTCGGGAAGGCGACCGGTCGACCCGAGCAAGGCCACCGCCTGGCTGGAGCGCGTCTTCGACGGCGACGTCTGGCGCACCGCCCTGCACGACGTCACCGCGACCGCCCCGCTGCCGCCGTCGCCCCCGCGCGCCCCTGGACCGGCGCGCGCCACCACCTCGCCCGCGCGCGAGGAGTCCGCGACGTGGGCCCGCGACGTCCTCGCCGACCGCGACGCGGTCGTGCTCGACACCGAGCTGACCGACTTCACCGGGCGCGTCATCGAGGTCGCCGTGGTGGCCACCGACGGCGCCACCCTGCTCACCTCGCTCGTCGACCCGGAGGGCACGCCGATCAACCCGCACGCCCAGCGCGCGCACGGCATCACCGCCCAGATGCTCGCCGGCGCGCCCACGCTGGAGCAGCTGTGGCCGAAGCTCGACCACGTCCTGCGCGGCAAGCGGGTGATCGCCTGGAACGCCCCGTTCGACCTCACCAGGCTGCGCGCCGAGCACCGGCACATCTTCGGGGACGCCGACCTCCCGGACTGGCTGACCGGCCCGTGGTTGTGCGCGATGCGCAAGCACGCGGCCTGGGTGGGCGACCGCAACACCAAGAGCGGCGGCTTCCGCAACCACCGCCTGGAAGGCGGCCACCGCGCCGAGGGCGACTGCCTCGCCGCCCTGGCCTGGATCAAGCGC encodes:
- a CDS encoding SDR family oxidoreductase — protein: MRDTEVVVVIGTGGMGRAIAHRQGAGRHVLLADFDEAALTSAADALRDEGHVVTARPVDVSDAGAVRALADAAAGLGRVAQVAHTAGLSPAQAPVEAILAVDLLGVELVLAEFGRVVAPGGAGVVIASMGGHLAPITPELERLLASRTAAELIASPELAPATLNPGGAYGIAKRANHFQVQAASRAWGERGARVNSISPGVIATPMGRRELASASGERMRAMVAASGTGRVGTASDVAEAAAFLLGPGSSFVTGADLLVDGGVVAAVRAGRG
- a CDS encoding 3'-5' exonuclease encodes the protein MSEVYRDEVPAHLRTTAQLRSSGRRPVDPSKATAWLERVFDGDVWRTALHDVTATAPLPPSPPRAPGPARATTSPAREESATWARDVLADRDAVVLDTELTDFTGRVIEVAVVATDGATLLTSLVDPEGTPINPHAQRAHGITAQMLAGAPTLEQLWPKLDHVLRGKRVIAWNAPFDLTRLRAEHRHIFGDADLPDWLTGPWLCAMRKHAAWVGDRNTKSGGFRNHRLEGGHRAEGDCLAALAWIKRMADTAPGAAAHASAEAHPDAVTTGAPTPDLATPDLATIRELWPQVLGKVREHSRSLEAMLGKAEPVLASGRVLTIRHPAAVVGRRVAQSQNLDLVNTALTAVLGQPWTARVAPHDPTA